The Opitutaceae bacterium genome window below encodes:
- a CDS encoding YcfL family protein — protein sequence MKIPILSLLAAAGLIAGCSTSNVNTVSRSESQATPEMVGDKRIITDASLGRMIRIVGVNEAVVSGNLKKIQVTLENAKNNPRTISYKFEWVNKDGMATGGLGEMWKPLQFGGRETKTISAVATSPQAVDFTLKLAEAR from the coding sequence ATGAAAATTCCAATCCTCTCCCTGCTCGCCGCGGCCGGCCTGATCGCCGGATGCTCAACCAGCAATGTGAACACGGTCTCCCGCTCGGAGTCGCAGGCGACTCCCGAAATGGTGGGCGACAAGCGCATCATCACGGATGCCTCCCTCGGCAGGATGATCCGCATCGTTGGTGTCAATGAGGCCGTCGTCTCGGGCAACCTGAAGAAGATCCAGGTGACGCTCGAGAATGCGAAGAACAATCCGCGCACGATCAGCTACAAGTTCGAGTGGGTGAACAAGGACGGCATGGCGACGGGCGGACTTGGTGAAATGTGGAAGCCGCTGCAGTTTGGCGGACGCGAAACCAAGACGATTTCCGCGGTGGCCACCTCGCCGCAGGCCGTCGATTTCACCCTGAAGCTGGCGGAGGCGCGGTGA
- a CDS encoding PEGA domain-containing protein — protein sequence MTNTAIRSFLILPVLCSLAVAQSAVQTTTTTEAPAPQVRTRTYVNSNGETVSERVTTTVVRESESARKTYRAAIFVTNRSGRDNDEKIPVLEDFISSQITDLGFSVLTREATVDSLRKFDPEVASKARPADSLDAQLTDQSSALRLAQNMGVDYIVQASIAGFTRKINNVKAYGVDSKNEELTLRVTYKILDAAAGGSLTGDTVRVSSTVQQTAASATELTGAFDELLDKAAQQVTSSLSARLARDRIGPPAAKAAMVTISVQIEAADVMIPDVRIGAENTVSISESKHRVSPLNATVEVDGVTVGTAPGPIMLRPGFTKLRITREGFKPWERTINAVSGQTLTVALAMNDEGYRRWKDATDFINGLKNGAKLTDAQVKVLEGYGKMLSESFSRMDTKENVKLIIPGVRF from the coding sequence ATGACGAACACTGCCATTCGCTCCTTCTTGATTCTTCCGGTTCTTTGCTCGCTTGCCGTGGCGCAATCCGCGGTTCAGACGACAACAACGACGGAGGCTCCGGCTCCGCAGGTGAGGACCCGCACCTACGTCAATTCAAATGGCGAGACCGTCTCTGAACGCGTGACAACCACGGTCGTTCGTGAGTCCGAATCTGCGCGCAAGACCTACAGGGCCGCCATCTTTGTCACAAATCGTTCCGGCAGGGACAATGACGAGAAGATCCCGGTTCTGGAGGATTTCATTTCCTCGCAGATCACAGACCTCGGCTTCTCCGTCCTCACACGCGAGGCGACCGTCGATTCGCTTCGAAAATTCGATCCGGAGGTTGCTTCGAAGGCGCGTCCCGCCGACAGCCTGGACGCCCAGTTGACGGATCAGTCGTCCGCGCTTCGACTCGCGCAGAACATGGGCGTCGACTACATCGTCCAGGCGTCGATCGCCGGCTTCACGAGAAAGATCAACAACGTGAAAGCCTATGGGGTCGACTCCAAGAACGAGGAGCTCACGCTGCGGGTAACCTACAAGATCCTTGATGCCGCGGCGGGCGGAAGTCTGACGGGGGACACCGTGCGCGTGTCATCGACCGTGCAGCAGACCGCGGCATCCGCGACTGAATTGACAGGCGCCTTCGACGAACTGCTCGACAAGGCGGCGCAACAGGTCACCTCCAGCCTGTCCGCGAGGCTTGCGCGCGACCGCATCGGGCCGCCAGCCGCCAAGGCGGCGATGGTCACGATTTCCGTCCAGATAGAAGCAGCGGATGTGATGATTCCCGATGTGCGCATCGGCGCGGAGAACACGGTCTCCATCAGTGAGTCGAAGCACAGGGTGTCGCCGCTCAACGCCACGGTGGAGGTCGATGGTGTCACGGTCGGCACCGCGCCCGGTCCGATAATGCTGCGTCCGGGCTTCACCAAGCTGCGAATCACGCGCGAGGGATTCAAACCCTGGGAACGCACGATCAATGCGGTGTCCGGCCAGACGCTGACCGTTGCGCTCGCCATGAATGACGAAGGCTATCGCCGCTGGAAGGATGCGACCGACTTCATCAATGGCCTCAAGAACGGTGCGAAGCTGACGGATGCGCAGGTCAAGGTCCTTGAAGGCTACGGCAAGATGCTTTCGGAGAGCTTCTCGCGCATGGACACCAAGGAGAACGTGAAACTGATCATCCCCGGCGTTCGTTTCTAG
- a CDS encoding transposase, producing the protein MARKPRVQFAGAIYHVMNRGNYKEDMFATPGAAQAFVDCLWETCEQTKWKVYAYCVMRNHYHLAIQTPEGNLVEGVHWLQSTFGNRFNRFRRENGRAFQGRYKAILIEPGMRLLYLTCYLHLNPVRARIIPFEQVADFRWSSYRAFTRLKMNERPAPLAAQPWLSELGGARDNKDGWKVYHSYLERMSEERKLRAEAGFDEMSRGWVFGSDDYRRARLNDLAVQHEARDWGGAELAEIARAKWERSLDEGLECLQGSLETVKRESKSADWKVALATWMKTHTTVTNRWLGERLHMGAPDGVSRYCSECRSGQRAGALKILARLDHKD; encoded by the coding sequence ATGGCCAGAAAACCACGTGTGCAGTTTGCTGGGGCGATTTATCACGTGATGAATCGTGGAAACTACAAGGAGGACATGTTCGCCACGCCGGGTGCCGCGCAGGCCTTTGTGGACTGCTTGTGGGAGACCTGCGAACAGACAAAGTGGAAGGTGTATGCCTATTGCGTGATGCGGAATCACTATCACCTGGCCATTCAAACCCCGGAGGGAAATCTGGTGGAGGGGGTGCACTGGCTGCAGAGCACGTTCGGCAACCGGTTCAACCGCTTTAGGCGGGAAAACGGACGGGCGTTTCAGGGGAGATACAAGGCGATCCTCATAGAACCGGGCATGCGGCTGCTGTACCTGACTTGTTATCTGCATCTGAATCCGGTCCGCGCGCGCATCATTCCCTTTGAACAAGTGGCCGATTTCCGCTGGAGCAGCTACCGGGCTTTCACGCGATTGAAGATGAATGAACGTCCGGCGCCGCTTGCGGCGCAACCCTGGCTGTCGGAACTCGGTGGAGCGCGCGACAACAAGGACGGATGGAAAGTGTATCACAGTTACCTGGAGCGGATGTCGGAAGAGCGGAAGCTGCGGGCGGAAGCGGGTTTCGATGAAATGAGCCGGGGATGGGTGTTCGGCAGCGACGACTATCGGCGGGCGCGCCTGAATGATCTTGCTGTGCAACATGAGGCGAGAGACTGGGGTGGAGCTGAACTGGCCGAAATTGCCCGTGCCAAATGGGAGCGATCTCTGGACGAGGGTCTCGAGTGCCTGCAAGGGAGTCTCGAAACTGTAAAACGTGAGTCGAAATCCGCGGACTGGAAGGTAGCTTTGGCGACGTGGATGAAAACCCATACGACGGTGACCAACCGTTGGCTTGGTGAACGACTCCACATGGGGGCACCGGATGGCGTCAGCCGGTACTGCTCGGAGTGCCGGTCGGGTCAGCGGGCGGGTGCGCTGAAGATCTTGGCGAGACTTGACCACAAAGATTAG
- a CDS encoding type II toxin-antitoxin system VapC family toxin has product MLTVIFCDTSTLAKFYVTESESVAVRTRLDREERVLASELAKVELMAVFHRRLRERSWTRTEFLAVVRQFTKDDVAGYWGWIPLETALMNQVARVYDTLPETVFLRTADCIHLITALQAGLTEIHTHDRHQIQAAAGLGLSVVTIR; this is encoded by the coding sequence GTGCTGACCGTGATCTTCTGCGACACCTCGACGCTGGCCAAGTTCTACGTCACTGAGTCGGAGTCCGTGGCGGTCCGCACGCGGTTGGATCGCGAGGAGCGGGTGCTGGCGTCCGAGCTGGCGAAGGTGGAATTGATGGCCGTGTTTCATCGCCGTCTGCGCGAGAGGAGCTGGACGCGGACGGAATTTCTCGCGGTGGTGCGGCAGTTCACGAAGGACGATGTTGCAGGATACTGGGGTTGGATTCCTCTGGAAACCGCGCTCATGAACCAGGTCGCCAGGGTGTACGACACGCTCCCTGAAACGGTGTTTCTCCGGACGGCGGACTGCATTCATCTCATCACTGCGCTGCAGGCCGGCCTGACCGAGATCCACACGCATGACCGCCACCAAATCCAGGCCGCCGCGGGCCTCGGGCTTTCCGTTGTGACGATCCGCTAG
- a CDS encoding penicillin acylase family protein, whose translation MLSPIQRRLRITGVVFCAVVFVALSLFAWAWSRFRATLPALDGSRAVAGLSAPVTIERDALGVPTLRGASRNDLARALGYAHGQDRFFQMDLSRRRAAGELAELFGPIALPLDQSVRVHELRALSARMLSQLSPGERQLAESYTSGVNAALDAFAGRPWEYLALRTDPRPWLPEDTMLCIYAMALDLQDETGGYEHTLMVLRNQLGRAGLEFFAPAIGPADAALDGTTAPLPPPPGPRILDLRGMRKAPDKATVFLETSTVSNPFDRWFESDPEFRPGSNCLGIAGPATGGPATLENDMHLTLGVPNVWYRARLQWTDPGSSAPTHDVTGVTLPGTPAIVVGSNGSIAWGFTNSYADSSDLVQVQPDEVTPDMLYLYDGKVLDFEYRTQIIHVKGEPDVEIRTPWTRWGPVVGKTAGNRPLAFKWVLREPGTINLGLMGLETARTVDDAIAIAHVAGIPASNFLVADRTGALAWTIAGRLPRRVGFDGRLPISWAYADRGWDGLLSPEEAPVRRVHAGASLWSANQRMLGGEDFEKLGDGGCNAPARASRVRDLVQDLAAKSSESPIKPAAFLDIALDVRGRFLDRWQQRLLHVLTPAAVAMHPDRATIRKLIENWQGRATVDSVSYRLVRTWRQRVASRVMDPIFESCREQWDGFNFRSLPFEEPLWALLEQKPLHLLAGSYATWEDLLLAAVDDVTASVRESGDTLEQATLGKLNTVTIHHPLSHGLPGFLAKFIDMPAQELPGDTDMPRVQSRREGASERMVVSPGNEKDGIFHMPAGQSGHPLSPYYRAGHQAWVRGDPTPFLPGPKMHTLTLTP comes from the coding sequence ATGCTCTCACCGATCCAACGCCGCCTCCGCATAACCGGGGTTGTCTTCTGCGCCGTCGTATTTGTCGCTCTCTCGCTCTTTGCCTGGGCCTGGTCAAGGTTTCGCGCAACCCTTCCCGCCCTTGACGGCTCGAGGGCCGTCGCGGGACTCTCCGCCCCCGTCACCATCGAGCGCGATGCCCTCGGTGTGCCAACCCTGCGCGGCGCCAGCCGCAACGATCTCGCACGGGCACTGGGATATGCCCACGGACAGGATCGTTTCTTCCAGATGGATCTGTCACGCAGGCGGGCTGCCGGTGAACTCGCCGAGCTTTTCGGCCCGATCGCGCTCCCGCTGGATCAGAGTGTGCGGGTGCACGAACTGCGTGCGCTTTCCGCCCGGATGCTCTCGCAACTTTCACCCGGGGAGCGGCAGCTGGCTGAATCGTACACGTCAGGGGTCAATGCCGCCTTGGACGCCTTTGCCGGCAGGCCATGGGAATATCTCGCCCTGCGCACCGATCCCCGCCCTTGGTTGCCCGAGGACACCATGCTTTGCATCTACGCCATGGCTTTGGACCTGCAGGACGAAACCGGCGGCTACGAGCACACCCTGATGGTGCTGCGCAACCAGCTCGGCCGCGCCGGCCTGGAGTTTTTCGCACCAGCCATCGGTCCAGCAGACGCCGCGCTGGACGGCACCACAGCGCCCCTGCCACCGCCACCCGGGCCGCGCATCCTCGATCTCCGGGGCATGCGCAAGGCTCCCGACAAAGCGACGGTTTTTCTTGAAACGAGCACCGTGTCGAACCCCTTCGACCGCTGGTTCGAAAGCGATCCAGAATTCCGGCCGGGATCAAACTGCCTTGGCATCGCCGGCCCCGCCACCGGAGGCCCTGCAACGCTCGAAAACGACATGCATCTGACTCTGGGTGTTCCCAATGTCTGGTACCGTGCGAGACTCCAGTGGACTGACCCCGGATCCAGCGCACCGACGCACGACGTCACGGGTGTCACGCTTCCCGGCACGCCAGCCATTGTTGTTGGAAGCAATGGCTCGATCGCCTGGGGATTCACGAACAGCTACGCCGACAGCAGCGATCTCGTGCAGGTTCAGCCGGATGAGGTCACCCCGGACATGCTCTACCTCTATGATGGCAAGGTCCTGGACTTCGAATATCGCACTCAGATCATCCATGTTAAGGGAGAACCCGATGTGGAAATCAGGACGCCTTGGACCCGCTGGGGGCCGGTCGTCGGCAAGACCGCAGGCAATCGACCGCTCGCGTTCAAGTGGGTGCTCCGCGAGCCCGGGACGATCAATCTCGGCTTGATGGGCCTTGAGACCGCGCGCACTGTCGACGACGCCATCGCCATAGCGCATGTTGCCGGAATCCCGGCGTCGAACTTCCTTGTGGCCGATCGCACGGGTGCGCTGGCCTGGACAATCGCCGGACGCCTGCCACGGCGGGTTGGTTTTGATGGACGGCTGCCGATCTCATGGGCCTACGCCGATCGAGGCTGGGACGGCCTGCTTTCGCCCGAAGAGGCGCCCGTTCGCCGCGTTCATGCGGGTGCGTCGCTCTGGAGTGCCAATCAACGCATGCTCGGTGGCGAAGATTTTGAAAAGCTGGGAGACGGCGGCTGCAATGCCCCGGCCCGCGCGTCCCGCGTGCGGGATCTCGTGCAGGACCTCGCGGCAAAATCCTCCGAAAGCCCGATCAAACCGGCTGCATTCCTCGACATTGCGCTGGATGTCCGCGGCCGCTTCCTGGACCGCTGGCAGCAAAGGCTTCTCCACGTGCTGACCCCTGCCGCAGTTGCCATGCACCCCGACCGCGCCACCATTCGCAAACTCATCGAAAACTGGCAGGGGCGTGCCACCGTCGACAGTGTGAGCTACCGTCTTGTTCGAACCTGGCGTCAACGCGTCGCATCTCGCGTCATGGATCCGATATTTGAATCCTGCCGGGAGCAGTGGGACGGCTTCAACTTCCGCTCGCTTCCCTTTGAGGAGCCACTGTGGGCGCTGCTGGAACAAAAGCCCCTGCACCTCCTGGCGGGCAGCTACGCCACGTGGGAAGATCTGCTTCTTGCGGCAGTCGATGATGTCACTGCGTCCGTAAGAGAGTCAGGGGACACACTGGAACAAGCCACTTTGGGAAAACTCAATACCGTCACCATTCATCACCCTCTCAGCCACGGTCTTCCCGGATTCCTCGCCAAGTTCATCGACATGCCGGCGCAGGAATTGCCTGGCGATACGGACATGCCGCGCGTCCAGAGCAGACGGGAGGGAGCCAGCGAAAGGATGGTCGTTTCCCCGGGAAACGAGAAGGATGGAATCTTTCACATGCCCGCAGGCCAGTCCGGTCATCCGCTTTCCCCGTATTATCGCGCGGGACATCAGGCGTGGGTGCGCGGTGATCCGACGCCATTTCTGCCAGGCCCGAAAATGCACACGCTGACATTGACCCCCTGA
- the upp gene encoding uracil phosphoribosyltransferase, which yields MLHVLDHPLGAHIMTHLRDRTTKPATFRTLANQVSVLLALEASRDMVTRKVPIETPLESMMSPVLAQPVVVIPILRAGLGMVQAFLDLFPDVSVGYIGLERDHTTAIARSYYCKLPELTGRRIVVVDPMLASGGSAVYALNSIKGNGGTDVRIVCIVSSPEGVEAVHQAHAEVPIFTAAHDRELNQKKYILPGLGDFGDRLYGT from the coding sequence ATGCTTCACGTTCTCGATCACCCCTTGGGCGCGCATATCATGACTCACCTGCGCGATCGCACCACGAAACCCGCGACCTTTCGAACACTGGCAAACCAGGTCAGCGTGCTTCTGGCCCTCGAGGCCAGCAGAGACATGGTCACGCGCAAGGTACCGATCGAAACACCGCTCGAATCCATGATGAGCCCTGTGCTTGCGCAGCCAGTCGTGGTCATCCCCATCCTGCGCGCGGGGCTCGGCATGGTGCAGGCGTTTCTCGATCTCTTCCCGGATGTGAGCGTCGGCTACATCGGACTTGAACGCGATCATACCACGGCGATCGCCCGAAGCTACTACTGCAAACTGCCGGAACTGACGGGACGCCGCATCGTCGTTGTCGATCCGATGCTCGCCAGTGGCGGAAGCGCGGTCTACGCGTTGAATTCAATCAAGGGGAACGGCGGAACCGACGTCCGGATTGTCTGCATCGTCAGTTCTCCCGAGGGAGTGGAGGCGGTGCATCAGGCGCATGCAGAAGTGCCCATCTTCACTGCGGCGCATGACCGCGAACTGAACCAGAAGAAATACATTCTGCCCGGTCTCGGGGATTTTGGCGATCGGCTTTACGGAACCTGA
- a CDS encoding MFS transporter yields MFDGLEMGLFPLIARPALLEMHVVSATGAADNFVGYWMGVITAAFLLGAAAGGLIFGWLGDKIGRVHALAASILTYSLFTGFTYFVQTPEQLTIIRFIAALGMGGEWSLGVALVMEVWPEKFRPMLAGIIGAAANIGFALIAIVGLFVHVTQHSWRWVAIVGAAPALLTFIVRMFVPESEKWEQAAKAEPTRPIKEVFSGPYRGTMILGIAFSGIVLIGTWGSVQWLPLWADQLTGGVDPEAKAWTGLLSGGGAIFGCIGGGWLGGLFKRRAVYFTLCLASLVVCALLFRGTDAYGAKFLTLTFLAGMTTAAFYGWLPLYLPELFPTRIRATAQGVAYNTGRIFAAFGALYMGQLMQSFNGSYARAGAIITLIYILGMIVIWFAPETKGKPLPA; encoded by the coding sequence ATGTTCGACGGGCTGGAAATGGGCCTGTTTCCATTGATCGCCCGGCCGGCCTTGCTCGAAATGCACGTGGTGTCGGCGACGGGGGCTGCCGACAACTTCGTCGGCTACTGGATGGGTGTCATCACAGCGGCATTTCTGCTGGGAGCTGCGGCTGGCGGACTGATCTTCGGATGGCTGGGCGACAAGATCGGGCGCGTCCATGCCCTTGCTGCCAGCATTCTTACCTATTCCCTCTTCACGGGTTTCACCTACTTCGTCCAAACCCCCGAGCAGCTCACAATAATCCGCTTCATCGCCGCGCTCGGCATGGGTGGCGAATGGTCCCTCGGAGTGGCGCTTGTCATGGAGGTCTGGCCGGAAAAGTTCCGCCCCATGCTCGCCGGCATCATCGGCGCGGCCGCAAATATTGGTTTCGCCCTGATCGCGATCGTCGGCCTCTTCGTGCACGTTACCCAGCATTCCTGGCGCTGGGTTGCCATCGTGGGCGCCGCGCCTGCGCTGCTGACATTCATCGTGCGCATGTTCGTGCCGGAATCCGAAAAATGGGAGCAGGCGGCTAAGGCTGAACCGACCCGCCCCATCAAGGAGGTTTTCTCCGGACCTTACCGGGGCACAATGATACTCGGCATAGCCTTCTCGGGAATCGTGCTGATCGGGACCTGGGGATCCGTGCAGTGGCTTCCGCTTTGGGCCGATCAACTGACGGGGGGGGTGGATCCCGAGGCAAAGGCTTGGACTGGACTCCTTAGCGGAGGCGGCGCGATTTTCGGCTGCATAGGCGGAGGCTGGCTCGGCGGACTATTCAAGCGGCGAGCGGTGTACTTCACCCTGTGTCTGGCCTCTCTCGTGGTTTGCGCCCTGCTGTTTCGAGGAACAGACGCCTATGGCGCCAAGTTTCTGACGCTTACGTTCCTTGCGGGCATGACAACGGCCGCATTTTACGGCTGGCTGCCGCTCTACCTGCCGGAGTTGTTCCCGACCCGCATCCGGGCAACCGCACAGGGTGTCGCCTACAATACCGGACGCATTTTTGCCGCCTTCGGGGCGCTCTACATGGGTCAGCTTATGCAGTCCTTCAACGGAAGCTACGCCCGCGCTGGTGCCATCATCACGCTCATTTACATTCTGGGCATGATAGTGATCTGGTTCGCACCCGAGACCAAGGGCAAACCCCTGCCGGCTTAG
- a CDS encoding SUF system NifU family Fe-S cluster assembly protein: protein MSDLSDLYQQVILDHNRRPRNRGVLPTANRVAHGDNPTCGDQCSVYLRMDGDRVAEISFDGQGCAISQASASLMTTQVKGKTTGEAQALYDQFKQIVTSGEAPEEISDLAAFAGVHAFPARIKCATLGWHAALEAMRGPPTH from the coding sequence ATGAGCGATCTCTCCGACCTTTATCAGCAAGTCATTCTGGATCACAACCGCCGCCCCAGGAACCGGGGGGTGCTTCCAACCGCCAACCGCGTGGCGCACGGTGACAATCCGACCTGCGGTGACCAGTGCAGTGTCTATTTGCGGATGGACGGCGATCGCGTCGCCGAGATCAGTTTCGACGGTCAGGGGTGCGCCATATCACAGGCGAGCGCTTCACTGATGACCACCCAGGTCAAGGGCAAGACCACCGGCGAGGCCCAGGCGCTTTACGATCAGTTCAAACAGATTGTGACATCGGGCGAAGCGCCGGAGGAGATCAGCGACCTTGCAGCCTTTGCCGGGGTCCATGCTTTTCCGGCACGGATAAAGTGCGCCACGCTGGGCTGGCACGCGGCGCTCGAGGCCATGCGAGGGCCGCCAACCCATTGA
- a CDS encoding folate-binding protein encodes MNISENPSGLFEYRPAAWLKVTGDDVLDFLQSQVTQDLRSQEAGAVSYALWLSQKGRLLADSLIFKISDHEFRILSHGTSGSFFRERMETYIVADDVIVEDFSSVWHGVLACGEAAVRWVSDSTGAMLRSKKFHRSGGGFLFSGRRGIEPSVEWISETKLLLPQRADPLLGVEAVDRGRILAGIPAVPADVGPGELPQEAGLEESAISFSKGCYLGQETMARLRSMGQIRRKLMRVVGEGQRPAEQPHALYQGAARIGELRTTASLSAGGYVGFALIVLRGFDPAQGLSLEPNGPEQLRVFQ; translated from the coding sequence GTGAATATTTCAGAAAACCCCTCCGGCCTCTTTGAATATCGCCCTGCCGCATGGCTGAAGGTGACGGGAGACGATGTGCTCGATTTTTTGCAAAGTCAAGTGACGCAGGATTTAAGGTCACAGGAAGCCGGGGCCGTTTCGTATGCTCTTTGGCTTTCCCAGAAAGGGCGGCTTTTGGCGGATAGTTTGATTTTCAAAATCAGTGATCATGAATTTCGGATTCTCAGCCATGGCACATCCGGAAGTTTTTTTCGCGAACGAATGGAGACCTATATCGTTGCTGACGACGTCATTGTCGAAGATTTTTCTTCGGTCTGGCATGGGGTGCTGGCGTGTGGTGAGGCAGCGGTCCGGTGGGTTTCAGATTCCACGGGAGCCATGCTGCGTTCCAAGAAATTTCATCGATCTGGCGGGGGTTTTCTTTTCAGTGGTCGGCGCGGAATTGAACCAAGCGTGGAGTGGATATCGGAGACGAAGCTGCTCCTTCCGCAGCGGGCGGATCCCTTGCTCGGGGTGGAGGCGGTGGATCGCGGCCGCATCCTTGCGGGCATTCCGGCGGTGCCGGCGGATGTGGGGCCTGGCGAATTGCCGCAAGAGGCGGGTTTGGAGGAGTCTGCCATTTCTTTTTCCAAGGGATGTTACCTTGGCCAGGAGACCATGGCGCGGCTGAGGTCGATGGGGCAGATTCGCAGGAAGTTGATGCGTGTGGTTGGGGAAGGGCAAAGACCAGCGGAGCAACCTCATGCGTTGTACCAAGGAGCGGCACGCATCGGTGAACTCCGGACAACGGCATCGCTTTCAGCGGGAGGGTATGTGGGATTTGCACTCATCGTACTTCGTGGATTTGATCCGGCACAGGGGCTGTCGCTTGAACCGAACGGACCGGAACAATTGCGGGTGTTTCAGTGA
- a CDS encoding 3-deoxy-7-phosphoheptulonate synthase translates to MHVTSDINVVENRALPSPAELLAEIPKSATQSAFVTEARSQIRRLIFTDDKRFLLIVGPCSIHDVEAGRDYGRRLANLSREVSDRIMIVMRVYFEKPRTTVGWKGLVMDPHLDGTHDIAHGLRTGRAFLRDILDLGLPTATELLDPITPQYVADLICWGAIGARTTESQTHRQMASGLSMPLGFKNGTDGGIQTAINAIKAASQPQTFLGINVNGAASAVVTRGNPNCHVVLRGGSAGPNYSAQHIAQTETALEKAGLPLSILVDCSHDNSLKKPERQPEVMRTLLAQIASGNRSIMGAMVESNLSAGSQPFPQPRENLRYGVSITDGCIDWATTESLVREIHAALAPRFSK, encoded by the coding sequence ATGCATGTTACGTCCGACATCAATGTCGTTGAGAACCGTGCCCTGCCATCTCCGGCGGAGCTGCTGGCCGAAATTCCGAAATCTGCGACACAGTCCGCCTTCGTGACCGAAGCTCGTTCCCAGATCCGGCGTCTCATATTCACGGATGACAAGCGGTTCCTCCTGATCGTCGGCCCGTGCTCAATCCATGATGTCGAAGCCGGCCGCGACTACGGCAGGCGGCTGGCCAACCTCTCCCGCGAGGTCTCCGATCGCATCATGATCGTCATGCGGGTCTATTTTGAGAAACCGCGCACGACCGTCGGCTGGAAGGGCCTCGTCATGGATCCGCACCTGGACGGAACGCACGACATCGCCCATGGGCTTCGCACTGGCCGCGCCTTTCTCCGCGATATCCTCGATCTGGGTCTGCCAACCGCAACCGAGCTCCTCGACCCCATCACCCCCCAATACGTCGCCGATCTGATCTGCTGGGGCGCCATTGGAGCCCGCACGACCGAGTCCCAGACCCATCGGCAGATGGCGTCCGGCCTTTCCATGCCCCTCGGTTTCAAGAACGGAACCGACGGTGGAATCCAGACGGCCATAAACGCCATCAAGGCCGCCTCGCAGCCCCAGACTTTCCTCGGCATCAATGTCAATGGCGCCGCCTCCGCTGTCGTCACCCGCGGCAACCCCAACTGCCACGTGGTGCTTCGCGGCGGATCCGCCGGCCCCAACTACTCCGCGCAGCACATTGCACAGACGGAAACCGCGCTCGAAAAGGCGGGACTTCCCCTCTCGATCCTCGTCGATTGCTCCCACGACAACTCCCTCAAGAAGCCCGAACGTCAACCCGAGGTCATGCGGACGCTGCTTGCCCAGATCGCCTCCGGAAACCGGTCCATCATGGGTGCCATGGTCGAAAGCAATCTGAGCGCCGGCAGCCAGCCGTTCCCACAGCCCCGGGAAAACCTTCGTTACGGAGTCAGCATCACGGACGGCTGCATCGACTGGGCGACCACCGAATCGCTCGTCCGCGAAATCCACGCAGCTCTGGCACCGCGCTTCAGCAAATAG
- a CDS encoding malate dehydrogenase: MMKAPLRVAVTGAAGQIGYSLLFRIASGAMFGPEQPVILQLIEAPIEKVMKALEGVAMELDDCAFPLLKGIVMTDDARVGFKDANWSLLVGAKPRGPGMERADLLKDNGKIFIGQGRIIDEVASADARVAVVGNPANTNCMIAASQARRLTPDRFTAMVRLDQNRAQTQLAKKAGVDLTTVQNIFIYGNHSPTMFPAFAHATIGGKPASSVINDATWLQGPFCETVGKRGAAIIAARGASSAASAANALVDHVRSLVTPGAIHSVAVKSNGAYGFDPNVWAGMPVRTTTPGSYEVIQGYAMDDFAKSKIAATNKELVEERSMVVDMLG; this comes from the coding sequence ATCATGAAAGCTCCCTTACGTGTCGCTGTGACCGGTGCCGCCGGCCAGATCGGATATTCCCTCCTTTTCCGCATCGCCTCAGGCGCGATGTTCGGACCCGAACAGCCGGTGATCCTCCAGTTGATCGAGGCACCGATCGAAAAGGTCATGAAGGCCTTGGAGGGTGTCGCCATGGAACTCGACGACTGCGCATTCCCGCTGCTCAAGGGAATCGTCATGACCGACGACGCCCGGGTCGGTTTCAAGGACGCCAACTGGTCCCTGCTGGTCGGCGCCAAACCACGCGGTCCCGGCATGGAGCGCGCCGACCTCCTCAAGGACAATGGAAAAATCTTCATCGGGCAGGGCCGCATCATCGATGAAGTCGCCTCTGCGGACGCCCGTGTCGCCGTCGTCGGCAATCCGGCAAACACCAACTGCATGATCGCCGCCAGTCAGGCGCGGCGACTCACTCCCGATCGTTTCACCGCCATGGTTCGGCTGGACCAGAACCGCGCGCAAACCCAGCTCGCGAAGAAGGCCGGCGTCGACCTGACCACCGTCCAGAACATCTTCATCTACGGCAACCACAGCCCGACGATGTTCCCCGCGTTTGCCCACGCCACGATCGGCGGCAAACCCGCCTCCTCGGTCATCAACGACGCCACCTGGCTCCAGGGCCCCTTCTGCGAAACAGTCGGCAAACGCGGAGCCGCAATCATCGCCGCACGCGGCGCCTCCTCGGCCGCCTCAGCCGCAAACGCCCTCGTCGACCACGTCCGCAGCCTCGTCACTCCAGGCGCCATTCACTCCGTCGCGGTGAAGTCCAACGGCGCCTACGGCTTCGATCCAAACGTCTGGGCCGGCATGCCGGTCAGGACAACCACGCCCGGCAGCTACGAGGTCATCCAGGGCTACGCCATGGACGACTTCGCGAAATCAAAGATCGCCGCGACGAACAAGGAGCTCGTCGAGGAGCGCTCCATGGTCGTCGACATGCTCGGTTGA